The window AGACAAAATGacattgtatgaaaaaaaaaaacaactcgcATTGATGCTAGTATTTCGTTAAGGGGGATACTTAATGTATAGTGTATATTTTCAGGAAACTAAACAGTCTTCCGGGGGAAGTCACACTATAAATATAGTGAAATTCTTTTAAGTGTTCCAAAACGGTAATCAAAGAAAGTACCATAGGATGGAGTCAATTCAGATTCAACAAAGAATGgcctttttataaaaaaaaaatacgccTCGCTCACAGACAAAAACAATTCAATGGTATTTGTGACTTTATAATTTCACAGATGAACATATAAACTACATAATtaagtgtttaaaattttacaaatgcatgccataaattttcaattgaattATCAACTTACCTCTGATGCCAAGCTGAAAATGTCATTGCGACCTCATATTGCCAAAAACCGCTTAGCGAATATTCTAGCATGATAAGCGGTTAGTTAGAGAGAAAAATGTATAAACTTGCTTTTTAAAGTTGTAATTTTGTCTCAAAAGAGGGTACCCTAATCTTGAAATgggtccaaaaaaaaaacaataattcgcaataagtatttttgtttgtgtttatgGGAGTACATTGAAGTTACTAgtatattttgaatgaaaaatataggtgctttctttttttaaagacaatacATTTTTGAACTCCTATCttagttctaaaaaaaaattaagatttaaattAATGCTTAGAGAACTGAATAAAATCCTAAAACTTGTAAAAGGATGTCTGTTACGTTTTGAGCTGACAATTATATTTTCTTACGAAAATATAACGCCAATAATCCTCCATAGATACAGGAGTTCTAGGTATAAACTGGATTTTTCTCATTCTAAAAATAGATCCGATTCCGACTGATAAAAATAGGAACACTATTTTGAGGCAACTTACTACTTAAATTTACAGATTCATGTAACGTTTCTCTCAATAAATGGTTGTAGAAATGACACCAATGAACAACTTTCATACTTTTTCAGacttttttgaagatttttaaaccttCAAAATAAATCTGCAGCGGCGCAGTTCTACAACTGTTCTTAGGGATAAAAGAGCATTGTTCTGTTCATGTGTGCGTAACAACACGTAGAACctcatatttattttcttttgttttcatctGTTAAGGACAGTGTTggccagtttcgggcagaaacaagccaggtaatgaaatatgtacatttttaatcTCAAATAAACAAGAGGGTCACACTTACCCTTAAAccgaaatttcaaatttattgacACAAACATATTCCAAATGTTGCCATACTTTCAATATACAATTAGGGAAGCGCAAGCGAGGTAGACAGAGGTCGAAAACAGATTTGTACGtcttctctctttcttttgCTAGCCGAAAAATgctatttcttaaaataagtCATAGATAAGGGGGGTATTTAAACTTCTTAGTTTCATCCATCTACCAATTAAGAGAAACCAAGCATTAAACATTACCTGCAGTTTGTGTTTGAGTCCAGATCCTTGTATTAGACATCGGtgtcattaatttttcatttgtagTTTCTTTGTTGATAGTAAAAGCTTTCAGGGAAGATAGAGTTTGGCTACTCACAGCTGCagaatcaagaaaaaaaaataatataaacttAAGTTAATTCATCTTTAAAGTAGTCTGTATTATCCATGTTGGTATGTATATGTCGTATACATTGTacatcaatttataaaaatgactgTATTATTTACATTGTTGGGGCTTACCAAATGTCATATTCGGAGATTGACTTTTCTTTTACCTTGTGTGTCAAATGACATTGACtgattgtttttttatattgttttataaatcGATGGAATTGATTGTCAATAGATACATGTGTTTAACAATTATATAAGAGACATCAACATGATCAagacaaaaactttaaaaaaacacattacCTGCACTTTGTGCTGGAGTCCATATCGTTGAATTAGACTTCGGTATCAATAACCTTTCATTTGTAGTTCCACCGATGATAGGTAAACTTTTCATGGAAGATACAGTTTGACGATTTACAACTGCAGGATCAATAagaaacttttatttatatgtaattatgtATGAAGTACTCACAATTAAAAGAAAGTGTTTGTAAGTTgatttcatctatttatttttaaatattactgcATTATTTACTTTTCCTTTGACATCCGCTTGAAAAGTTACAGACTGCTTCCGTGCAAAGACATTTTTGTTGGCAACCGACTCCATAGGACGGAAAGGTACACTTTGATTCACAAAAACTACCAAAAAATCCGGATGGACAACTGGAAGctaatattttatatgttaaaaaatcttaaaatctcAAATCTATAGAGTGTTTAACaattacaatgaaaaaatgaaatgattatGTTTATTTCCCCAAAATaccatattttcacaaatttcctCCATTCAATTATAATGTCCAAAGGATAAAAATATGACTGACTTAAGCAGTTTGTTTCTTCAATAGCTTAAATAATCTCAATCATATTTCTTTACTGCACATGTTATGAAGTTTAGTTTTTGCTTTGGAAACTTGTTATTTGTCTGACGGTAAAAACGAAAGAATTCGACCAAAATTAAAAGCCATTTCTCCACtaccaaaaatatgcaatttattCATTGCTTTCAAATTCTCCAGTAATATGGTTTAGACACGTTAAAGTGTATAACATCAAATCATATAAATTGTTTTGAGCTGGGCGATTTTAGACCGCACCTATGGTCACCTATAAGTTTTTGTACTATATGTcacatttttgtttgaaatagaTATAATTACttgttattttctattttaaatgtaCCTTTGTTTTTCTTACTTGTATGTTTTATTCAACGAAGATGGGGGAGGGAATAAGATAGTTCATGTGCTCATTCAGTTTAGTCgttaaatacaattattaatttttttttccaaataaatatattcaaatatattgtaatacaagtttgcaaaagcacaatatCTAACTATTTGcagtttttattaaattaaacaaacaataagaaaataaaaccattgcCTTACATTTTGGTGGTACGAAACCAAATTATGAATATCCTAGTTATGTATAAGGCTTGCGCAGGTCTGGTGCTCTAATCACTGAACCATTTCAGGCACAATAAAATTGTCTGTTTAAATACTATGTGTTACTTTGGCCAGGAATTTACAGACTTGTACTATGTTTTCCAAAACGTTCTATTGTTGGAAtggaaataatattttaatgtatagtgggtcatttCTCCACGTTTTTGAtgatataatttgttttgttctccaataatagaaaaataaggagcacagacccactctataaaagaataggcattgaagttctaaaaaaggCACTTTTGGAGGTTTTGATAGTGTACGCCTGTTTGATCATTCAACATATTCACTGTACTGAACATATTTGAagattaaaaatcaatgatgtgttaaatatatactatttgaatgtttttttttgaaaaatagaagattttttgatattttaatttttcagtagcttaTCCGTCCGTGTATAGGCATTTCGCAGTCTTATCTACCCATCTTTTTTCTATGTTTAAAGATGAATTGTGCCCAAATTTGAGTTGGGTCTCAGCAGGTGTACAACATGTATTGGTTGTATATACTTTCATCGCTTTAAATTTATCAagctgtaataaaaaaaaatccatttaatacACATCTCtctgaaataattaattttagagCTATGACTGAAGGAGGAAGCAATTAGTAAAACAGCCCCACATTACAACTTTTTACTTgcaatttgattgaaatttactaatttcaaaataaaaaaaataattgtataatcaTATTTACCACGTATGCATCCATTCACATGACTGCAATATTTTTTACCGCAAGAACACGTGTAATCGCAGAGTTTTCCGTAGTAAGGATATGGGCAAATATCCTCACAAAACACTCCAAAATATCCCGGGCCGCAGTACCCTCTGGAaagcagtttttaaaatttgaaaaacttcCTTCCAAAATTATACTGTAGTAATTCATGTTAGCATATTCAGTATAAAATTTATCAGTATAACATTGGaacaacaatatttttcatCTCTTGTAACTATAACATTGTCTCTATACCAATAAAGCTGACAATAAAAGACATTTAATATCAATGATCCATGCAGTTTTCAGAATTCATTCATTAATTCAGCCATGAAATCTACAGTAACTTGGTATTTtagttatgaaaaaataatcgagtgcaatattttttaaaatatttcgataaaagaaaaaaaaaaaatcaaatgaccATCCAGGTAAGAAATTCAACATAAGTTGATatcagtatttttaattttcataaaactatCCCTACATTCTAAAAAGTCATTCAAAAATATGATGACAACATATATAAATGGAATGGAAGTATCTAAATAAACACAAACATTTATACATCTGCAAAGTAATGGatttgaattataaatttttttggaaaatatgaaaaaatctcACGGTCGTAATCCAACGTCGGTAGTTGCCCACATGTAAACTGAACTGTAAACAACGGACAGGTACAATGTAGTTTTCATATTGTGTTTTCAACGAATGTTTTTAACTCTTCTACAGTACTCACAATAGTTAGTGAAATACCCCTTTTTATATGTGTCAATACTTTTATTTCCTGAAATGTGTTTACTGCGTTatatattaagttttaaaaaacatttcaattattAGGAGGAAGTTATGATTTggacaaaaataaacaatttacacAAAGGAAACTTAGTTTTCGAGAGACATTGAATTCAAAGTGAACATTAATAATAAACAATGCATATGTATAGCAAAAATCAATGCAATTTCCTGAAAAAGGTTTTTATCTGTAGACTAACATTGATAACGGTACAATAGTTCTTACTTTTCTGTAAAGATTAGTTACTGTAACTGATAATTTGAATTGTAGGGTTACATGTATCTGTACGAAATATgatgaataataaaatgtttcGATCATGGGCGCGAGCTCTGTAACGAGTTATCGTCTATATTGTTTACTCTTTCATAAAGCTCCGTATGTAAAAGACCAATGTTGAAACATGCAGAAAAGTAAGAACTATTGAATAACGTTTCTGATTTTTCTAAGTACAAAATCTTTATTAGCTGGGAAATTGaatgtggagagagagagagagagagacagacagacagacagagagagatacagacagacagagagagggacagacagagagagagagagagaagtttgCAGATAAGGTAAAACTAATATCAGTAAAACAAGATGCTAATTGCCCTGGTATTCacgttaatttttaaaaaaaagataatacgACCATTCCaaagatcttttttttcccTATTATAGTCGACCTTAAATAACAAGCACTTGGTACGCATTTATCAATTTTAGGCACGCACGTTTACGGCAAATATGTAAGAAGATAGAGGAAGGcaacaataataaaaaagatataattaaatcttttttgatAACATGAAATTGATTTACGGGATCTTACGTTTCCCAACAGACACACACCAGGCAGGTACCCCGGCCAAGGCGTTTTACTGGAAAATTTCCTTCTCTACATGAGAAGTGGCCCGCGCCCCAATTTGTATGAAAGAAGAAACAGAATTCAGCTTCCAGTTGGCtattctttatttgttttataacattttgataacataatttttttttacaacgaaTGTCAATATAGATTACAATTAAATTTATCAACATCAATATTCATAATTACAAAAATCTCTAAAAACCAAACCTTTACTTAGTTGAAATAAATTTACTTATTttgaatcaaataatttaaactaTGAGGATGCGCACAAATGTATATAGTTATATCAACTGTAGAAATGAGGTGGCGAAAAAAAAagacccccccccaaaaaaaaaaaaaccaaacaaacaaaacaaaacttccAGACGACTACTGAAGAGATCACCATGCTTCTCACACCCTCATCCATCTAGTTATTTACTGATCTCAGTCTGAAGTCAGTCAGTTGGTTTGTCTACGATTCAGTGTAGCATAGCTGAAAAAATACTCCATCGCATAGTCATTCTCAACAGAGGCAAAAATAAGATAACAATCAGGACTATACACGTGTGTAACTTATTATATTCACGTTATCAGTTAGGACATTGCTTACAATAttgaaatgtgtttaaaataaggtttaaatgaaaaaaaaaatgccaatttAGACTAGCGGACATTTAGTTTGGGTCACGGTAGATCGTGATTTGGTTTTGTCAATATGTGTAACAATTTATAGGGGATAAAACATTCAAAAGATGCCAATCATAGTAAACAGAACTAGAGAAGGATAAAATGAAGCAGATCATcaattttttggtcaaattcaaattttgttatttggagaatgttcattttaaatagatattttattttacgtTTTGAACAGGGCCAAGGTTAGAAAAGTTCTTTAAGACATGCAATTAATGATGATCCACctaaattaatgaataatatgTTGGTATATTAAagttaaatcaaaaatgaagaTTTTACCAAGACTTTCAAAGGTTGAAATCCAAGTATAACTTTAGTTCATATTTTAcgacatgaaatatatttaaccaATATCACTTTGAGCTGTATTGAAAACATTCATAGTATATAGAAGTTCAAAGACgctaatttctttttatatgttcAGTTtactaaaaaagaaataaaatcaaatttgaaataagTTGCGTCGCCAAAAACTTGCAAGCAATGACCTGTCTGCGTACTATCCTTTTAACCATCACTGATACATGTTTATTGGAAGAAAGAATATCAGATGGGAATTTCTCGATATCGATAATTTACCctgtaagaaataaaatatgtcaGAATAATAAAATGTCATTAACCGACTCGTGCTCGTAAATATAAGCGTTCAATGGCATTCATTTATGACGGATTAATTttgctgtttgatgttctaaaGTCGCATATATATCATAAAGGTCACTTTGATCAACGTATCCTTGCTGTTAAATATCaaagtgaaatatttatatttaaaatgcaaCATAACTTAATGtagattttatttaatcaaaggACGTTTGTAAAATTATGCAAACTTAAAATTAAGGTTTGTTGATCTTTTCTTAAGACTACTAGTATTtctgaattagaaaaaaagatttatttaacaCAGAGAAAGTTTGCGTTACATATTgtactgaaaaattaatttttgatgtcGAAAATAAACGACCAGTAAGCAAAACTAAATGTAGAAGGGAGAGCCTTGCTATTTTATTAATCTAAGTAGCAAACGTGGCTTGTGAACCCTGTATCAGAATGTGggctatatatgtatatacgtGTTGTACTGTATCTCCGGGTCGTTtttcgcgtgtcacaaaatttgcgaaaatatggaaatatgaaactttattttatttgcgtcagtcatttgtgctattaaaaaaatttcttatagCAAACGATACCagatataatttctgcgtattGAATATTTTGCAAGTTAAGTGATCGCGGAAAAGCAATAATTAGATCATCGCGAACTTTACCGGATATACGGTTGTATGCTCTCCTCAGAAGACAggatttatgaataaaaataactgTTGATGCCAGTATCTcgttaaaggggggggggggttgcttaGTGAATATCGTATATTGCCAGGAAACCAGGCAATCTTCTGGGGGAAGTCACGCTATAATTATGGTGAAATCTTCTGAGTGTTCAAAAAATGGTACTCAAAGAAATTACCTTAGGAGGGATTCAACTCAGATTCAACAAAGAATggtcttttttataaaataaaaataagccCCGCTCACACCAAGACAAAAACAATTCAGTGGTATTTGTGACTTTATAATTTCACAGATGAACATGTGAACTCCATGATCAAgtgttcaaaattttacaaatgaatgcTATAGATTTTCAATTGATTTATAATCTTAACACTGTTGTCAAACTAAAAATATCATTGCGACCTCAAATTGTCATAAACCGCTTTGCGAATATTCTAACATGATAAGCGGTTAGCGCACTGTTTCATGTATGATAACTTATCACTTGTACAGAAAACCTTGCCCATGAACATGTagattaaaaacttaaaatacatacaaaatacaaaaataatcaatataatacatgtgcatgtaaatGTCactctggtttttttttttaaatatgattgcAAACTGGCTTAATTTTTGTTGAAACTCGATCCCACAGACATAGATCGGCAAGAAATTTTCATGtacttgaattatgttatgCAGAATAGTTTCAATACTTCTTCACAATTTGATGAGattgaagaaaaaaaggaagaaaaatatataaattcgACCGCCAAgcgtgttttttttattactaaatAGGCCACATCAATTTAATGAtttgtaatattacatgtacaacgtcaatttttaaatgaaataacactgctgatttatttaaaacacacgctatttaacaattaaaaaaaaactatcataaattatttaagatGGTTCCATTAATGAAACGATATACATGGTGATAAGTATACTTGTAGCtgtcaattattttttgttgagGGAGATAACTTGCGTTTCATTTCGATACTTTTGTTCACCTGTAATTGATCTTCAAGACGGCGGCGGTGTTGACTTGCTGGAAGACTCTATCTCGGGGTACATTGTGTACGTGGTTTTGTAATAATTCCGGATATTTTAGGTTCGGCCAGGACCGGTTTTTCTTTTAGTTCCTTTGTT is drawn from Crassostrea angulata isolate pt1a10 chromosome 5, ASM2561291v2, whole genome shotgun sequence and contains these coding sequences:
- the LOC128185200 gene encoding angiopoietin-1 receptor-like, translating into MKTTLYLSVVYSSVYMWATTDVGLRPGYCGPGYFGVFCEDICPYPYYGKLCDYTCSCGKKYCSHVNGCIRASSCPSGFFGSFCESKCTFPSYGVGCQQKCLCTEAVCNFSSGCQRKIVNRQTVSSMKSLPIIGGTTNERLLIPKSNSTIWTPAQSAAVSSQTLSSLKAFTINKETTNEKLMTPMSNTRIWTQTQTAG